Proteins encoded in a region of the Salipiger sp. CCB-MM3 genome:
- a CDS encoding ceramide glucosyltransferase has product MLTLLLLLVLVPLAIHLLSAVLAGARYVGPEQRPAQADLPFVSLIRPVCGLDAFDEETLASSFVQDYPNYEVIFCAARDKDAAVPLVRRLIAAHPQVQAQLLIGDVAQTGNPKLNNLFKGVAAARSEHLVMTDSNLLLDRDYLTRLVATWREGTGLVSAPPAGSRPENFWGAVECAFLNSSQGRWQLAADSLGLGFAQGKTLFWRRDVLEAGGGLRALGRNLAEDVAATKLVRAQGLKVRLSQRLFSQPIGSRAARTVWDRQLRWSRVRRDGFPGLFIGEIAQGPLLALLGLIGLITLGAAPLWALPVLLILWYGAEWTLCKVAGWPAGARDVAAMLMRDLLLPAIWVATWAGRGISWRGTDMAPGSTPSSAAGPAE; this is encoded by the coding sequence ATGCTGACGCTGCTGCTGCTTTTAGTGCTTGTGCCGCTGGCGATCCATCTGCTGAGCGCGGTGCTGGCGGGCGCACGTTATGTGGGGCCCGAGCAGAGGCCTGCGCAAGCGGATCTGCCTTTCGTGTCGCTTATCCGCCCGGTCTGCGGGCTCGATGCCTTTGACGAAGAGACGCTGGCCTCGTCCTTTGTGCAGGACTACCCGAACTATGAGGTGATCTTTTGCGCCGCGCGAGACAAGGACGCCGCGGTGCCGCTGGTGCGGCGGCTGATCGCGGCGCACCCGCAGGTGCAGGCGCAGCTGCTGATCGGCGACGTGGCGCAGACCGGCAACCCCAAGCTCAACAACCTGTTCAAGGGGGTCGCGGCGGCGCGCAGCGAGCATCTGGTGATGACCGACAGCAACCTGCTGCTCGATCGCGATTATCTGACGCGGCTTGTGGCGACATGGCGCGAGGGCACCGGGCTGGTCTCGGCCCCGCCCGCAGGCAGCCGCCCCGAAAACTTCTGGGGCGCGGTGGAATGCGCGTTTCTCAACAGCTCGCAGGGTCGTTGGCAACTGGCGGCGGACAGCCTTGGGCTGGGCTTTGCGCAGGGCAAGACGCTGTTCTGGCGGCGCGATGTGCTGGAGGCGGGCGGCGGGCTGCGGGCGCTGGGGCGCAACCTCGCCGAAGACGTCGCCGCGACCAAACTGGTGCGTGCGCAGGGGCTGAAGGTGCGGCTGTCTCAGCGGCTCTTCTCGCAGCCCATAGGCAGCCGGGCGGCGCGCACGGTCTGGGACCGGCAGCTGCGCTGGTCGCGGGTGCGGCGCGACGGGTTTCCGGGGCTTTTCATCGGTGAGATCGCGCAGGGCCCGCTTCTGGCGCTGCTTGGCCTTATCGGCCTGATCACCCTTGGGGCGGCGCCGCTGTGGGCGCTGCCGGTGCTTCTGATCCTGTGGTACGGTGCGGAATGGACCCTGTGCAAAGTGGCGGGCTGGCCTGCCGGTGCGCGGGATGTCGCGGCCATGCTGATGCGCGACCTCTTGCTTCCGGCCATTTGGGTGGCCACATGGGCGGGGCGCGGAATCTCCTGGCGCGGAACGGATATGGCTCCCGGCAGCACACCCTCCTCGGCTGCGGGGCCTGCGGAGTAA
- a CDS encoding DedA family protein translates to MIGLETVTALIAKEGLAILAPIAMLEGPIVTVIAAWLASRGLLDIWSVTLVVIVADVVGDVLYYGIGRWGLTRLPQRWLMKMGLNRARLAALAGHFHHKGGRTLVIGKITHSAGAPILVAAGMARMSLWRFFWVNTLATIPKSLFFVALGYTLGSAYSQIDNWIARASLVLLGGLVLFAVGWGLRRGLKVGVKK, encoded by the coding sequence TTGATCGGACTGGAAACGGTAACCGCCCTCATCGCCAAGGAGGGGCTGGCGATCCTCGCCCCCATCGCCATGCTCGAAGGGCCGATCGTGACGGTGATCGCCGCGTGGCTGGCGAGCCGCGGCCTGCTGGACATCTGGAGCGTGACGCTGGTGGTGATCGTCGCCGATGTGGTTGGCGACGTGCTCTACTACGGCATTGGGCGCTGGGGGCTGACCCGGCTGCCGCAGCGCTGGCTGATGAAGATGGGGCTGAACCGGGCACGGTTGGCGGCGCTGGCGGGGCATTTTCACCACAAGGGCGGGCGCACGCTGGTGATCGGCAAGATCACCCATAGCGCCGGCGCGCCGATCCTCGTGGCCGCGGGCATGGCGCGCATGTCGCTGTGGCGCTTCTTCTGGGTCAACACGCTGGCGACCATTCCCAAAAGCCTGTTCTTCGTGGCGCTCGGCTACACGCTGGGCTCGGCTTACAGCCAGATCGACAATTGGATCGCCCGCGCCTCGCTGGTGCTTCTGGGCGGGCTGGTGCTTTTCGCCGTGGGCTGGGGGCTGCGCCGCGGGCTGAAGGTGGGAGTGAAGAAATGA
- a CDS encoding glycosyltransferase family 2 protein, producing MTEIALSCIIPAYNEAPRIGGVLQAVLDHPLIGEVVVVDDGSGDGTAEAAEAAGQGHGHLRVLRQPRNGGKTRAVARGIAEARGQHVLLLDSDLLGLGPEHLSALATPVLQGHAGAAISLRRNAPLLWRMIGIDYISGERVMPRAVLASQLAALEALPRFGLEVFMNRLWIDAGLRVAVVRWPEVESPYKHDKRGGWITGLRADAAMLGDIFRTVPPTETLRQVLALRARRV from the coding sequence ATGACCGAGATCGCGCTCAGCTGCATCATCCCCGCCTATAACGAGGCGCCGCGCATCGGCGGGGTGCTGCAGGCGGTGCTGGACCATCCGCTGATCGGAGAGGTCGTGGTGGTCGACGACGGCTCTGGTGATGGCACTGCCGAGGCCGCCGAGGCGGCGGGGCAGGGGCACGGGCATCTGCGGGTGCTGCGTCAGCCCCGCAACGGCGGCAAGACACGCGCCGTCGCGCGCGGCATCGCCGAGGCGCGCGGGCAGCATGTGCTGCTTCTGGACAGCGATCTGCTGGGACTGGGGCCAGAGCATCTGTCGGCCTTGGCCACGCCCGTGCTGCAGGGCCATGCCGGGGCGGCGATCAGCCTGCGCCGCAACGCGCCGCTGCTGTGGCGGATGATCGGCATCGACTATATCTCGGGCGAGCGGGTGATGCCGCGCGCGGTTCTGGCCTCGCAACTGGCGGCGCTCGAGGCGCTGCCGCGCTTCGGGCTCGAAGTGTTCATGAACCGGCTGTGGATCGACGCCGGGCTGCGCGTGGCCGTGGTGCGCTGGCCCGAGGTGGAAAGCCCCTATAAGCACGACAAGCGCGGCGGCTGGATTACCGGGCTGCGCGCCGATGCGGCGATGCTGGGGGATATTTTCCGCACCGTGCCGCCCACCGAGACGCTGCGGCAGGTGCTGGCACTGCGCGCCCGTCGGGTCTGA